AAAACCCACTATCCCCTCCTTTACGCATGAGTATGCAGCCTGCCCGAAAAAGCCAAAGCCTATGTGGGATGATGTGCAGACAATCCTGCCATATCCCTGCTCCTTCATGATCATGGAGGCAGACCTGGCGCAGAAGAATGTTCCATAGAGATGGGTCTTGACCATTGCATCCCAGTCCTCAGTCTTAATATCCCATATAACATCTGTGCGAATGATCCCGGCATTATTGATAAGGATATCCAGGCGGCCATAATTTTTTATGGCAGTATGAATGATATTCTTTGCCCCCTCTTCGCTTGCCACGCTGTCATAGTTTGCTACTGCCTCTCCCCCTGCCTTTTTTATTTGCCCCACCACTTTGTCAGCCGCCTCTGATGATGCCCCTTTGCCGTCATGGCTTGTACCGAGGTCATTTACCACAACCTTCGCCCCCTGTGATGCCATTGCAATGGCCTCTGCCCGGCCCAGACCATTTCCTGCCCCGGTTACAACAGCAACCCTGTTCTTAAGCATCTCTCCCATTTTTTCTCCCTGATAAAATATTTATATCTAAAATTCAAAAAGATATATCATATCATCCAATTAATTAAATGCATTTTCCTTGCGCCTCCTGTCCTGCCATAGCTTTAGCGACGGAGGAGGCTCCCTGAGCCCTGCGCCCTGTCTTTATGATATTCATAGTTCTTTCTGCATAATAAAAGAAGTTCGGATTCGATCTCTGTTTCAGGGATAGTGATTCTAACAGGGGTTTTATTTTTTGAAAAGGGCTGTTTTTCCAAATCACCTGCATTTATTTGCCTGTTCACAATAATCTCTTCAGGGGAGTGATCCGTGTAGCGGGTGAGTAAAAAATCTGTCTCATTATGAAAGCTGAAAAACCCTGCTTTAAGGAGTACGCCCTTTTTTAGCTCCAATACCATCACATGGGTGTCGCCAAAATAAAGGATATCCTGATCATGTTTTTCATCCCTTTCAACAATCTGTTTCTCAAGGAGATTCTCTATTAACATAATCCTGTCCCTGAGTTTTGCTGCTCCCTCAAAATCAAGCGCCCCAGCGCAGGTTTCCATCTCCCGCTTCAGCATGACAATAATCTCCGAATATCTGTATTCAAGCAGTTCAATTGCCTGCCTGACATTATCCATGTAGGTATCAGGAGAAATAATACCTTCGCATATACCGCTGCATTTTTTTAGCCTGTATCTGAAGCAGCTCTTTTTGGGTAGATGCCTGCATATGCGGAGCCCGAAGGTCTCTATTGCAAGATCCATAACTGCATCCCGGTATTCCTTGTTAAGGTATGGGCCGAACCTTCTTCCCTCTTCCTTTCCCTCAGTATCGGCCCACTGCCTGTTTGACCAGTTTTTCCTGTATGGCAACAAACGCGGAAGCCCTTCACCTGTTAGCACGATAAAGGGGTAACCAACATCATCCTGCTTAAGCATGCTGTTATACCCGGGTTTATAGAGCTTTATGAGATTGTTTTCCAGTATAAGGCTCTCTGTCTCATTGTTTACGATTATGATCTCAATATTATATATTTTTGGGACGAGCCTTCTGGTCTTCACATTCTGCCTTGTGCTGCGGAAATAATAGGAGAGTCTCCTGCGCAGATCCTTTGCCTTTCCCACATATATTACGCTGCCCTTTTTATCCTTCATAAGATAACACCCTGGCAGAGCAGGATACATCTCCGGTATGAAATCAAAATTTGCAGGGGCCTTGCCTCTCTTCTCTTTTTTCACTGGAATATGCCCTTATACAGAGACTGAGTATGGTAAAACTCTTTATAGTCTTTGCGCCAATGTATACCCGTGAAGATAGAATGTCAGCCTCTTTTTAACATGATTTTATCCCTGCCTTTTGTTATGTATAGCCTGATTTATAAAAATAGCGGGACATAGATGGCTACCATGAAAAAAAAGAAAGATCCGATACCTGACATTAAAACCCTTAACAGGATACTGAGGCCCGAATCTGTTGCGGTGATAGGCGCCTCAAACAGGAAGGATACACTTGGCAACCTGATTTTCCGCTCCATAATCAGGAACGGGTATAAAGGAAAGGTCTATCCTGTCTCTGCCACCTCCGGTACAGTCATGTCTGTAAAGGCAGTGAAGAGCATCATTGATATAGATGGCACGATTGACCTTGCCATAATCGTTGTGCCAGCAACAAGTGTGTTAAAGGTGGCCCGTGAGTGCGGCAAAAAGGATGTAAAGGGGCTGGTTGTCATATCTGATGGGTTCAAAGAGCTTGGCCCTGAAGGCGCAGAAATGGAAATTGCCCTCCGTGAAACCGCCATTAACTATGGCATGCGGATACTCGGGCCAAACTGTATGGGGTTTATTAATACAGACCCTGATATCTCCCTGAATGCCTCCTTTTGTATGGCACTGCCGGACAGGGGGCGCATGGCCTTTTTTTCCCAGAGTGGGGCACTCTGTGTTTCTCTTCTCAAGTATTCTAAAAATTTTAACGCCGGGTTTTCATCTATTTTAAGTGCAGGCAACAGGTCGGATATCGGGCCATCTGATCTTTTAAGATACTGGGAAAATGATGATTCTACAAAGGTAATCCTTTTGTACCTTGAGTCCTTTGATAACCCTGAGGAGTTCTATCGGGTTGCAAAAAGGGTCTCCCTTAAAAAGCCGATACTTGCCCTGAAGGGAGGTATCACAGAAGCAGGCGCAAAGGCGGCCTTTTCCCATACAGGGGCAATGGCAACAGATAGAGCGATAACAGATGCCCTGTTCCACCGGGCTGGAATTTTAAGGGTAGAATCTGTGCAGGAGCTATTCCACTCTGCAATGCTCCTTTCAGGTCAGCCCGTGCCAAAGGGTAAGAGGATTGCCATAATTACAAACGGCGGGGGGCCAGGCACTATTGCAGCAGATGAGGCAGAGGCGCAGGGGCTTAATATAGAACCCTTCTCTAAAGGGCTTGTTGAAAGGCTGAATAAAAAAACACTCAGGCCAATAAACATCCATAACCCCCTTGATCTTACTGCGGGCACCCCTGATACGGAATTTGTGGCCTGCGCACGCATACTGATAGAGAGCCCTGAGAATGATGCTGTCATATTGATATATGTCCCACCGGCAGGAGAAGGGGTAAGTCATATAGAGGCGGTCATAGAAAGGCTCGAACCGGAGGCAAAAAAGAGGGGGAAGAGCATCATTGCATCCTTTGTCGGTGATACCGGCCT
The Desulfatiglans sp. DNA segment above includes these coding regions:
- a CDS encoding SDR family NAD(P)-dependent oxidoreductase yields the protein MGEMLKNRVAVVTGAGNGLGRAEAIAMASQGAKVVVNDLGTSHDGKGASSEAADKVVGQIKKAGGEAVANYDSVASEEGAKNIIHTAIKNYGRLDILINNAGIIRTDVIWDIKTEDWDAMVKTHLYGTFFCARSASMIMKEQGYGRIVCTSSHIGFGFFGQAAYSCVKEGIVGFARTVARDMGKFGTTCNVIRPLAAWRGVVDKVGIMEENKPEDVATLVTYLASEQAGNINGCIFEVFKNRVGIFTEPQPLEQVLCKDGRWTPDELARVMPETLTRGKQREVYPKTLPYIFD
- a CDS encoding GIY-YIG nuclease family protein, yielding MKKEKRGKAPANFDFIPEMYPALPGCYLMKDKKGSVIYVGKAKDLRRRLSYYFRSTRQNVKTRRLVPKIYNIEIIIVNNETESLILENNLIKLYKPGYNSMLKQDDVGYPFIVLTGEGLPRLLPYRKNWSNRQWADTEGKEEGRRFGPYLNKEYRDAVMDLAIETFGLRICRHLPKKSCFRYRLKKCSGICEGIISPDTYMDNVRQAIELLEYRYSEIIVMLKREMETCAGALDFEGAAKLRDRIMLIENLLEKQIVERDEKHDQDILYFGDTHVMVLELKKGVLLKAGFFSFHNETDFLLTRYTDHSPEEIIVNRQINAGDLEKQPFSKNKTPVRITIPETEIESELLLLCRKNYEYHKDRAQGSGSLLRR
- a CDS encoding GNAT family N-acetyltransferase; protein product: MKKKKDPIPDIKTLNRILRPESVAVIGASNRKDTLGNLIFRSIIRNGYKGKVYPVSATSGTVMSVKAVKSIIDIDGTIDLAIIVVPATSVLKVARECGKKDVKGLVVISDGFKELGPEGAEMEIALRETAINYGMRILGPNCMGFINTDPDISLNASFCMALPDRGRMAFFSQSGALCVSLLKYSKNFNAGFSSILSAGNRSDIGPSDLLRYWENDDSTKVILLYLESFDNPEEFYRVAKRVSLKKPILALKGGITEAGAKAAFSHTGAMATDRAITDALFHRAGILRVESVQELFHSAMLLSGQPVPKGKRIAIITNGGGPGTIAADEAEAQGLNIEPFSKGLVERLNKKTLRPINIHNPLDLTAGTPDTEFVACARILIESPENDAVILIYVPPAGEGVSHIEAVIERLEPEAKKRGKSIIASFVGDTGLKGKRVNNDTFVPYFPFPEDAIKALANAVRYSDMISREQGVIPEFKNIDTEAGKRLINPFTVDTSNKPQWIPSDILNSLFTCYGILCAETLFANSPEETARATHKIGTPVAIKLVSSTITHKSEVGGVILDVKTEEDAIIAFNAIRGNLEKKCLSVEMRGVIVQRMITHGIELFMGVKNDKSAGHVIMFGAGGIYTELINDTVTRLLPLTDIDAEEMIGETRVKRMLTGYRGMPLMDINAIKELLLRISQMVKDIPEIIEMDINPVKVLPEGKGCLVLDARMLVE